The following DNA comes from Mya arenaria isolate MELC-2E11 chromosome 11, ASM2691426v1.
taactgtttttatgcacagactatcactctgaggcgattatcaacatatttttgagaaggataggcatgttcacatgctttgaaaagctgactgcttgttcgactttttgaaaaaaggttgataatcgcctcagagtgatagtgtgtgcttaaaacagttaatatatcattgttttagaaaaacaatgcatgtatacatgctttgaaataggatagcattttaggccgccaggccgctaggccgctaacttcacgccgctaggccgctgaagtgctcgatcgacttttttgaaaaaaaatgaaaaacgcttcagaatgataatttgtgcataaaacagtaaatatatcattgttttagaagaacagacatgtttaatgctttgaaatagctaaCAGCTTTTtcgacgcttttgaaaaaaactgttgataatcgcttatagcttcaaagtgttaatttgtgcataaaaacagttaatatgtcattgttttagaagaaaatgcatgtatacatggtttgaaataggaaaccattttaggccgctaggccgctaagccgccaggccgctaggccgccagaccgctaacttcacgccgctaggccgctaggccgctaggccgctaggccgctgaagtgctcgatcgactttttaaaaaaaaaatgaaaaacgcttcagaatgataatttgtgcataaaacagtaaatatatcattgttttagaagaacaggcatgtttaatgctttgaaatagctgactgctttatcgacgcttttgaaaaaactgttgataatcgcttatagcttcaaagtgttaatttgtgcataaaaacagttaatatgtcattgtttaagaagaaaatgcatgtatacatggtttgaaataggaaaccattttaggccgctaggccgctaagccgccaggccgctaacttcacgccgctaggccgctaggccgctaggccgctgaagtgctcgatcgacttttttgaaaaaaagttgaaaaacgcttcagagtgataatttgtgcatataaacagtaaatatatcattaattcaGAAGATCACgcatgtttaatgttttgaaattgctgactgcttaatcgacttttttggaaaaaaatatgttgattatcgctaatagcttcaaagtgttaatttgtgcattcaaacagttaatatgtcattgttttagaagaaaatgcatgtatacatggtttgaaataggaaaccattttaggccgctaggccgccaggccgctaacttcacgccgctaggccgctaggccgctgaagtgctcgatcgatttttttgaaaaaaagttgaaaaacgcttcagagtgataatttgtgcatataaacagtaaatatatcattgattaagaagatcaggcatgtttaatgctatgaaatagctgactgcttaatcgacttttttggaaaaaaaatatgttgattatcgctaattgcttcaaagtgttaatttgtgcattcaaacagttaatatgtcattgttttagaagaaaatgcatgtatacatcctttgaaataggaaaccattttaggccgctaggccgccaggccgctaacttcacgccgctaggccgctaggccgctgaagtgctcgatcgacttttttgaaaaaaagttgaaaaacgcttcagattgataatttgtgcatatataaacagtaaatatgtcattgattaagaagatcaggcatgtttaatgctttgaaatagctgactgcttaatcgacttttttggaaaaaatatgtTGACTATCGCTTattgcttcaaagtgttaatttgtgcattcaaacagttaatatgtcattgttttagaagaaaatgcatgtttacatgctttgaaatagaaaaccattttaggcccctaggccgctaggccgccaggccgctaacttcacgccgctaggccactaggccgctgaagtgctcgatcaacttttttgtagaaaaaaatgaaaaacgcttcagagtgataatttgtgcataaaaacagtaaatacatcattgttttaaaagaacaggcatgtttaatgctttgaattagctgactgctttatcgacgtttttggaaaaaaagactgttgataatcgtttcaatgtgttaatttgtgcataaaatcaggtaaaatgtcattgttttagaagaaaatgcatgtatacatgctttgaaataggattcaatttaggccgctaggccgctaatttcacgccgctatgccgctaggtcgctgaagtgcttgatcgacttttttgaaaaaaagttgaaaaacgcttcagagtgataatttgtgcataaaatagttaatttaaaattgttttagaataaaaggtgaagaaaaatattctgaatatataacaatttaaggtcgctatgtaactatatgaataaaaacccttgatttatcattgttttaaaaaaaaacgcattaacaattgcttggaaatagaaaaaataattaggccgccaggctgctaggccgctaggccgccaacttcacgccgctaggccgctaggccgccaggccgctaacttcacgccgctaggccgctaggccgctaacttcacgccgctaggccgctaggccgctaggccgctaacttcaggTACATGTCTGTCAGCCTGACAGCGTGATGTTAGTAGATGAAATAACGTAATATTTACAATACGAATGCCGAATTTTATCTTGATAATAATCTAATGAAGATACCCTGATTTTTAGACAGTTGGTCTTGGTCAGCCcgttaattatttatttatttattcttactTTGGTTTAAAATGGGACCTGCATTTAGCAATTCACTATCAAAATATCCTTCCgaaaactttttcaaaaacttCAACTTTGTCAAAGCGACCGTTTTTAGCTTTTAAATGTGAACTTGTGTTAGCTCACATGATTATAAATGTAAAGCTAAAGCAGGAGTCCGAAATCTTGGTCAAGCTGCATATCACAAGTATGACCCTCAAACTTACAGcatgttaacaacgatgatgttaacaatgttgttaactttgacacagttctgaacaatcgacccatAGATTTGACATAGAACTTCACctttattattaatgatatttagcgtttGAATTTTAATCGTCCTTAACCATTACTGGCATTGGTAGCGAATGGTGGAATGGAATAAAACTGATAACAAATAGACTCaacttaaacaaacatataacaataatcgataataattttgttttaaattgtttcttaGTGTagatcaattattaaaatgagaGTTGATATAGAGAAACGATAAGGCGTATTAATATAGTTCTTTCAAcactttgtttaatatttaatatctttaCAGTGTCTAAATAACTGAGTAATGATATAAATCGCGCTCATTGACATTTCAAAGGCTTTTGATAGTAGTGTAAATAGTTGTTGTATGATTCTAAATACTCGTTGAACCCACGAAAGGTACAAATATGTATGACTgttataatataacataaacacTGATATAAGTCGATTTAGGATGTGacaaaatgacacattttcggaattattcataatttattcTAATTGTATTTGACATCAAAATGCCATATTACATttcattatgaacattttcataGCAAGTGCTAAAAATTGAGagtattaattaaatactaCTGAATCATTTGCCTGGTCATCAAAAGTCGTTAGCTCACGCTTGTTTGTCACCAGAACAGGCAGACGACATATGTCAGACTGGTTTCGCGCTATTACTTCCGGGTAGATTTCGCGCCATTATGTCATGGCGGCACACATTTTCTTGAGTATAAATACTACCACTCCTCATTTCAGAttcattgtaagattttatCCACAAGtaagtgtttgtatttatgtatgcatttttttatttattaatgtatttactTCATGCTTTAGCTATAATTATTCAGTTTATCTGTATTAAAATCCTTacagatatttttatattttaaattgcctttcAGAAATAACCAAAGTTGTACCGAAAGAAATTACCGGGctgatttaatttaaaacaaaaaagacaaaacatgtctttcaaaaatagaataaaaatgtatcattattttataaattttaatactcCACGTATTTTGTGCATAAACTAAATCAAACAGTTTTagtaggcaaaataaataatttccaaataaatagatgtcgtttaaacataaatataaaacacacagCGAATTCTTTCTCTGATATAATTCAGCATCCAATTCCAAATACGTTGATCGTTTATAGCTGAATTTCCGTGATTTTCAGACACTATGACATTTTCACTGATCGTTGTTGTATTGTCTGTGGCCGCTTTGGCCCAGGCACAGCCACATTCCGGTGGGTGGGACAACAACAACTGGGACAACAACAACGGCTGGAACGATGACAGATGGAACAACAACAACGACTGGAACAACAACAATGACTGGAACAACGACGAAGGCTGGGGTCACTCAGGTGGATGGGGTGGTTCTTCCGGCAGCTGGGGATCATCCCGAAGTATCGGGCACGGCGGCGGTGTTGGCAGCTGGGGCTCTTCTGGAAGTATTGGGCACGGCGGCGGTGTCGGCAGCTGGGGCTCTTCCGGAAGTATCGGGCACGGCAGCGATGTCGGCAGCTATGGCTCTTCCGGAAGTATCGGTTATGGCAGCGGTTACGGAAAATCTTTCGGAAAGAGCTACGGAGGCGGTTTCGGCCAGTCTTTCGGAAAGAGCTACGGAGGCGGTAACGGCAAGTCTTTCGGAAAGAGCTACGGAGGCGGTTACGGTTACATGAAGCCCAAGATCCATATGCCCATTGGTAAGcttaattgaattatttttttaatattcgtATATAACGAAGTCCCTTTATAGATTTGCTGCATAAATGAGCCTTTCCAGCGAACAAATGGTCTCGCATTCATTCAGAACAATTTTGAAACCATTGACTGATGTAGTTCATACACTTAATTTTAAAGTAGGAAACACATCTTAAACATTCATTGACTTTAGCATGTATGGTTGTTATCATGAGTACACTGATAACCGTTTGTAATGTAGGTAAGAAAGTTCTGCCTCTGCCCAAACCCATAATCCCCGTTCCGGTGGTCCCCGTGCCCATGCCCGTGCTGATGCCCACACTCCCAATCATCCATAAACCAGTCTTCGGCAAGAAGATGATCGGAGGTTTGTTTCCTGTTTCTTTCACATGTCATTAACATTATAATGCAGCGTGTTTCTTGTTACTGTGCGCAAagagtttgtatatttcatccagactttttcttgaaatgagcatcgaccttttaaatttatgttactatttgaTTTGACTTTCGATATTCAGGTATACATTCTGTTCACATTTTTATCTTAACTGAATgacattttcaacaaatttaggtttataaattaaaatatttcgattgcttgaaatgaatatttgatatGCTTCGCCAGGATACGGAAAGATCGGAGGCGGTTACGGAAAGATCGGTGGTTACGGAAAGATCGGAGGCGGTTACGGAGGAATCGGAGGCGGTAGCATTGGTGGTATCGGAGAAGGATACGGAAAGTTCGGAGGCAGCTACGGCAAGCTCGGAGGAGGTTACGGAGGAGTTGGGGGCGGTTACGGGGGTGTCGGAGGAGGCTACGGAGGAATCGGAGGTGGTAGCATTGGTGGTTACGGTGGAGGGCACGGAGGAATCGGAGGCGGCTACGGAGGAATCGGAGGTGGTAGTATCGGTGGTTACGGTGGAGGGCACGGAGGAATCGGAGGCGGCTACGGAGGAATCGGAGGTGGTAGTATCGGTGGTTACGGTGGAGGGCACGGAGGAATCGGAGGCGGCTACGGAGGAATCGGAGGTGGTAGCATTGGTGGTTACGGAGGAGGGCACGGAGGAATCGGAGGCGGCTACGGAGGAATCGGAGGTGGTAGCATTGGTGGTTACGGTGGCGGTTTCGGTGGAATCGGAAGTGGTAGCGTGGGCGGTATCGGAGGTGGCATTAGCCCTGGATACTGGGGACACGACGACTggaataacaacaacaacaaccactaAAACGGACAAAACTGGTGAACGTTTCAGCTAGTTTATTTATTGGGTTTCGAACACATTTTTCACATTCGGAGAAGTTCCTTTTCTGAATGTTAAATGgtacagttttttttcttaaattgaagAACGAACCCAGTTATATGAAAAAAGGATTTCAAAGCAAAAATAAACGTATTTATTTAGTGGAACTTATGGAATTAGcatgtgtaaaaaaataagttagatttttttaagattatatCCTGATGGCTTTTAAATTACCTATGGCATGATTTGTCTAAGAACGATTTTACAATAAGCATGTTTGCATaagcatgttttgtttttcaaaatgagTTCACCGCTTACAGAATAATAGGGATAATTATCAACAGAATTTTCAAGaaacattatgtacatgtatttcgaAACAAAccaataatttgcttaaaataaaaaaaaggaaatcgataaaaatgaaaaactgtaTTGGATAGAAAATATGaatgtaattatgttaaatgtgaaatatttgtagtattcgcTATTTATTAAAAGAACCGACCTGTAGACCTTTTGTGACGCCAAATAATTTAAAGTAACCTGGCgtcaaatgtataaataatgcTAAACATTTGTCAGCAACACAAgtattaattttgcaaaatgaattatatatcataaataattgttatagaTTGACCAAAAAAATCTTGAGGATGTGgggaaaatataaatgaaaagttttgttttttaggattttttaataaatattaccCTTTCATACATTATAACctcacattattttaaaaaatatagctgaatgtaacatttgtTGGAAGTCAGTTTTTGGATcattgtaacggtccgctgtaggtgGATTAGCGTTCATAGTAATGACaagcggaccccttcagggtcgagcatgcttttctctgaagggatctgctggCCTTGTTAGGCTCGCACgttacattatgttttattaaaccttTACTTTGGAGAAAAAATCTTTAAAGATACTTTAAGTATGAAGTGGTGttatacaataaaaagaaaacaacatgtatCATCAGGCCACTATGGCGAAATAAAGCAGCAAGGTCCCAGTAAAAAATACAAGGTCGGTTTTTCATGCATAATTCCGTGTTGAGGTAGAAATCCTTTGGGACTGTTGACTTATTGCTGTACATTGTCGTTGATAATAAATAAGTCTCTGTCTTTTCTTCTTATACAACTGTGTTatcttgtatttatattatcgctcattgtgtatgtatatgtgcaTTTCTTTGTGTAATTACTAGAACCATGCAATATTTCTTTGATTCGTCTTAGTATTAGTATTTGTGCAAACAGGAcgtaaagaaaaaatgttttttttgtgtcgAGTTGTGTGTCGAGTTGATacagaaatatatgaaaaaataaagtttgaaaaatatgttccTGTTTGACTGCTTTATCCTGAATCATACTCGAAATCACTGCTTTCTCCACCTTGGTAAGGCTCGctcgaatatatatatatgcacacacacacacagaccaGATCAGAACAAAAACGTTAGAATACTATGATACAATCTGCATTTTCAGCCAATAAACTTGCAGATAGGCACTTAATACAAAGCTTAATCATTTAGGCTCCCTCGAATATATTATACAGATCAGAACAAAAacattagaatacaacctacattttcagtcAATGATCAGCAGATAGGCACTTATTAATGACTAAGCTGAAACATTAAGACTTTCAACTTTCGCAAGGGATTATTTAGGTCCGACTACTGCCACTCATACGATACACACTAATTGCGTCAGAtattgcgttgacaatgtgttcGCAAATTAATAGGTGtgtattctaaataaaaaagatggCCTGAAGTGTCTTAATGATTATGTAAGGGCTCGTTTGCTCAACTAGCATCcgtttattataatataaaaaaaaaatcttgaaaactattttattttataaatatgcattttgacCTGTATATTAAacttacatttaataaatgcatatttattaaaaaaaatattatttttcaatattttttcacatttttggtaGAACtattaaaggaactatttgtcTGTTCATCTTTCACGTTGATCACATGTATGCGGATATGATAAGTGGCCCATATGGTACAGCGATCTGTGCtgaaaaccatttatttttcacaCAGTGTACATATTCATACACAGATCTAAATTAAAAAAGCTATATGTGTACGTCCtgaattattgaattatatcgCAAAAGGCAATAAAACACCAAGTGCATTGAAAAATGGATTAAATGCTGAAGTGTAAATTTCATCTACTACTTCTTAAGCTTGCTTAGCAACGTATTCATTGCTTCCAATGCCTTTCCATGCAAAGCCTGtatattaagattaaaattacCAGTATAATTTAACGTGACCCCTagataattaaaatcatttatgacGTCGACGGTTTCAGTACCATATGTCCATAACTCATTTCTTTTTAAGGCACCACTTTTTCTAAACACTAATATTTTCGTCTGAGCAACGTTTACTTCTAAGCCCCAGtttgtacaatatttaaaaagtctATCTAACGTAGGTTTGTAGATCTTGTGGTGTCGCGCTTAGTATACACATATCGTCTGCAAACAAAAACAGTATAAGACATAAATCATTAATGTCTATGCCAGTATCCATCACATCCTCTGACACATGATTTGACATATTGATACATATTGCGTATAATTCTCAGTATATTACCATTGAGGCCAACTTTATTTAGCTTAAACCACAACGCATTTCTATATATCGAGTCAAAACAGCgtttcaaatcaataaaacaacaataccaacgtttgtttgcatttaaatagttttcgATAAGTGAATGGAGAATACAAATAGCCTCGACAATGGACTTTCCTTTCCTAAATCCAAACTGCGCATCAGATATGGTATTATTCTCCTCGCACCAGGTAGTTATCCTGGTTTGGAACACAAGTTAATAGTTTCGCAAAGTTACTCAACAAAGGTATCCCTCTGTAATTCGCTACATCAGTTTTAtctcattttttatgtatagGAATAATAATGCCTTTAGTCCATGCTTCAGGGAACACTCCACAATCTTGAATTCTATTGAATATATCGGTAATAAAACCAGCTAAAATATCGCTAGCTTCAATTAAGTACTCATTTAGCAGCTAATCTTCTCCAGCAGACTTTCTACTTTTAAGAATTCTAATAGCTTTACATACTTCATCAAACGTTATAACAGCGTCTAAATTTCGAAAACGGGGTCATTATCATCAAAATCATGAGACCTATTAAAATCTTCGGATTCTGCATGTAAGTTAAAATTCATCTCAGAAAACATCGTCTCAAAATGCGATTTAAAACCAGATAATGGAATACTATTTGTTCTTGAGCTACCATTACTCTTAAAATACCGCCAAACGTCACGCGGTGTCTTTGCTTTGATCTTTTCGAAATCTCTACAACGCTTATATTTAAACTGCCTTCTCTTCTTCTTTACAGTACTCTTTTATATAGCTTTAAATCTACACAATTCGATTCTATCAACATTTAAACGGGATTATCGATGTGAAGCATTTTTATACAACACCTTTGCATTTTCTTCATCAAACCACTTGGCGCTGCTATCTATATTACATTTCTCAAACCCCTTGTTTGCACTCATTGTTTTCCGCATTATTGTTAAGGTTATTTCGCAGCAAATTATTTGATTCGGGTAGTTTCTCTATTAAACTTGATCTATAATGTTCCTTTTTATCTACGTTCCAGAACatttttcatgattatattcaatatttggaTCTATAACATTCGTATTACACTTGACGTTAAACGATAACATTGTGGTCAGTGTACTCGTTAAAGTCATGGATTTTGAAGCTATCAATTAAGGCGAAagaattacaattattttgaaatcatttacaGCCTTTTAGAGATCTACGTTGGAATCACTAAAGATATAAGAGTATGGATAATTTAAGGAAAATCGTTAAGCCTTCAATTATACTTTCTGTATTCACACcttgaatatcattttgatcaaaatatgaTTCAACATCATAGAAAAAGATAGAAAAAGAGAGATAAGTTTTCTCCTTGCCTTACCCCCTGATAAAAAGTCAAAGGTTTGAGAAACACCTTCTGAAGTTGTAACTAATGATTTTATAGTCTTGTTCATAttaataaaaggtttgaaacaatgtccatttatattatcaatgattAATTTCTCCCATTAACCTATCCTTAAAGCTGAGTCAAATGCCGGCTTGAAATCCACAAAACAGCAAAACAGTTGTGTgttgtattttcttttcgaaATGAAGAATATCAATCAAGCTATTTAGTATGAAAATGCTATCTACTGTTGAGAATTTCTTACGAAAACCAGCTTTGTTCTCGATAATCAGGTAAGATTTCTCTGCACAGATGTTAATTCTTCTATTTAAATCGCATGTAAAAAGTATGCCTAAGCATTTTAAAAGAGAAATCGGTCTATAGTTACCAGAGATTTTATGATCACCTTTTTTTCTATCAAATTGGTATaatgctactactactactactactactactactactactactactactactactactactactacctactactactactactactactactactactactactactactacttctactactactactactactactactactactacctactacctactactactactactactactacctactactactactactactactactactactactactactactactactactactactactactactactactactactactactactactactactacttctactactactactacactactactaatactaatactaataataataacaataacctTAAGAAGTGCACAGCTGAATAAAAAACTACCCTTATCTTATCAGgcattttaaaatgatgaatCCCCCAAAACAAGCATGTACCAACATTCAGTTTGGAGGTGTACTCTACAGTAGTGTCGGTTCTGCATGACCATTAGCCAACAATTGACCCATAAACTCTACAAAGTGTTTGTTCTTGACAGGGTTCTTACTTAAACTAACATGAAACCGTTTGGCTCTCTTAAGGTCACGCTCGTTTGACGACAAAACAGACAGACGACATATGTCAGACTGGTTTCGCGTTATTACTTCCTAGTATATTTCGCGCCATTATGTCATGGCGGACACATATTTTCTTCAGTATAAATGATACCACTCCTCACATTAGATTCATTGTAGGATTTCAATCTCAAGTAGGTGttcgtatttatttatttattgttttatgtttataactataatttattttggtttattttaagGGATTCATTAATTGTGGAAAAGGGTTTTAGATATTTTCCACGTGCAAGTTAAAATGTGACGTTCagtgtgttttaaaaatgtatactttaacTGTTAACGACGACTTAAATGATAACGGCcatgaataatgttttttcgaaaatattgattttaaataccatttCACCCTCCgaatataattataaaggtTACTCGGTACTATAACAACTTACATTAaggttaattgtttgttttgcaaatgtcatTCAAAAGATTAAGTCCAAGATTATTCCCTTAAGTGTTCACACAAACGAAAAGTGTTTCAATAACAACAATGATGTCTACAAATACAGGTGAAAGATCATTTAAGTGACTCTTTTCTGACATTCAGGCATATTTGAGGGAAAAATGGGTTTCGaactcaaaataaatacaaatgtacacTACACCTGACTTTGTCGATCATTTTAATAGGAGAATGTGTCTGTAGCATTAAGCTTAAATTTGTCtaaatgtttaagaaacaaccaaacataaatataaaacacacagCGCATTCATTTCTCTGATATATTTAAGCACCCCATTCCAAATACGTTGATCGTATATATAGCTTTATTTCCGTGAATTTCAGACACTATGACATTTTCACTGATTGTTGTGGTATTGTCTGTGGCCGCTTTGGCCCAGGCACAGCCACATTCCGGTGGGTGGGACAACAACAACTGGGACAACAACAACGGCTGGAACGATGACAGATGGAACAACAACAACGACTGGAACAACAACAATGACTGGAACAACGACGAAGGCTGGGGTCACTCAGGAGGATGGGGTGGTTCTTCCGGTAGCTGGGGATCTTCCGGAAGTATCGGGCACGGCGGCGGTGTCGGCAGCTGGGGCTCTTCCGGGAGTTTTGGGCACGGCAGCGGTGTTGGCAGCTGGGGCTCTTCCGAAAATATTGGCCACGGCGGCGGTGTTGGCAGCTGGGGCTCTTCCGGAAGTATTGGCCACGGCAGCGGTGTCGGAAGCTATGGCTCTTCCGGAAGTATTGGCTACGGCAGTGGTGTTGGCAGCTGGGGCTCTTACGGAAGTATCGGGTACGGCAGCGGCTACGGTTTTGGTGGCGGTTACGGCAAATCTTTCGGAAAGAGCTACGGAGGTGGTTACGGCCAGTCTTTCGGGAAGAGCTACGGAGGCGGTTACGGCAAGTCTTTCGGGAAGGGCTACGGAGGCGGTTACGGATACATGAAGCCCAAGATCCATATGCCTATTGGTGAGCGTTACACTGTAAATTATACGTATATAACAACGCCACGATATGTATATGAAGCGAATATATGAACCTTTCCAGCGGTATCCCATTTATTCAGAACAATTTGGAAACCATTGACTGAACTATATGATAATTATCTAAATGCAGTTCCATACCATTAGTTTTGATATAGGAAACacaattttatattgttttatcgtAATCAAATGAGcaatgataaatgtttgttcGGTAGGTAAGAAAGTTCTGCCTCTGCCCAAACCCATAATCCCCGTTCCGGTGGTCCCCGTGCCCATGCCCGTCCTGATGCCCACTCTTCCTATCATCCATAAACCCGTCTTCGGCAA
Coding sequences within:
- the LOC128208406 gene encoding uncharacterized protein LOC128208406 codes for the protein MTFSLIVVVLSVAALAQAQPHSGGWDNNNWDNNNGWNDDRWNNNNDWNNNNDWNNDEGWGHSGGWGGSSGSWGSSRSIGHGGGVGSWGSSGSIGHGGGVGSWGSSGSIGHGSDVGSYGSSGSIGYGSGYGKSFGKSYGGGFGQSFGKSYGGGNGKSFGKSYGGGYGYMKPKIHMPIGKKVLPLPKPIIPVPVVPVPMPVLMPTLPIIHKPVFGKKMIGGYGKIGGGYGKIGGYGKIGGGYGGIGGGSIGGIGEGYGKFGGSYGKLGGGYGGVGGGYGGVGGGYGGIGGGSIGGYGGGHGGIGGGYGGIGGGSIGGYGGGHGGIGGGYGGIGGGSIGGYGGGHGGIGGGYGGIGGGSIGGYGGGHGGIGGGYGGIGGGSIGGYGGGFGGIGSGSVGGIGGGISPGYWGHDDWNNNNNNH